GGCCCGCCTTTCCGGTCGCAAGTACCGGGTTTCGCTGGTGCGGGGGTTGCTGCTTCCAGCGCGGGCAACTACTAGAGACCGGATGTCCCCCATCCGGGCGGCGGCAATCGCCGCACTGTGCGCCGTCCTCGCCGGCTCGTCCGGCGCCGTGGCCGGAGCGGGCGGCATCCGCAACCTGGTCCTGATCAGCCTCGACACCACCCGCGCCGACTACCTGAGCTGCTACCAGCCGGCGCGCCAGACCACCCCCAACATCGACGCCGTGGCCCGGGAAGGCGTCGTCTTCCGGCAGGCGTACACCACCAACCCGCTCACCCTGCCGGCGCACACCTCGATGCTCACCGGGCTGACGCCGCTCGCCCACGGCGTGCACGACAACAACAATTACCGGGTGGGGGCGTCGGTCGTCACCCTGGCAGAGATGCTGCACGACGCGGGC
The Candidatus Eisenbacteria bacterium DNA segment above includes these coding regions:
- a CDS encoding sulfatase-like hydrolase/transferase produces the protein MSPIRAAAIAALCAVLAGSSGAVAGAGGIRNLVLISLDTTRADYLSCYQPARQTTPNIDAVAREGVVFRQAYTTNPLTLPAHTSMLTGLTPLAHGVHDNNNYRVGASVVTLAEMLHDAG